One Candidatus Paceibacterota bacterium DNA segment encodes these proteins:
- a CDS encoding VOC family protein, which produces MKNIVAHFEIPAEDLVEAQDFYSAVFGWNFKPWDENYVSVIAAKSNEKGMSLQQGAINGGIQKRGPRTEGPTVVVSVEDIDDIIDKIMVAGGSIVLPKESMDGMGFYAQFKDVDGNRLGLFQPAKK; this is translated from the coding sequence ATGAAAAATATAGTCGCTCATTTTGAGATTCCTGCAGAAGATCTTGTTGAAGCTCAGGATTTTTACTCAGCAGTTTTTGGTTGGAATTTTAAGCCTTGGGATGAAAACTATGTCAGTGTCATTGCAGCCAAAAGCAATGAAAAAGGAATGTCACTACAGCAAGGTGCCATCAATGGGGGAATCCAAAAACGTGGCCCCCGCACAGAGGGTCCAACAGTGGTTGTTTCTGTCGAAGACATTGATGACATCATAGACAAAATAATGGTCGCTGGCGGTAGTATAGTCCTTCCCAAGGAGTCAATGGATGGCATGGGTTTTTACGCCCAATTTAAGGACGTAGACGGCAATCGTCTCGGACTTTTTCAACCGGCTAAAAAATGA